The window GGGCAATGTCACCGTCACGCCGGATGCGGCGCTGCGGGTGCCCGCAGTCGGCTCTGCGATCCGCGTAATCTCCGAGGCCGTGGCCACGCTCGACGTGAGCGTGAAGCGCATCGAGAAGGATGGCACCGAGATCTTGGAGCCCGATCACCCGGCCCTGACGTTCCTACGCGACAGCGCCAACGACTGGACCAGCGGCTTTGAATTTCTCCGTGACCTGGTTATCGACGCGCTGTCCGACGACCGGGGCGGTACAGCCTATGTCAACCGCCTGGGCGACGGCCGCATTGCCGAGATCGTCAAGTATCGCCGGGGTGTGGTCGACGTACAGTTCGATGGCACGACTGGCGA of the Phycisphaerales bacterium genome contains:
- a CDS encoding phage portal protein, whose product is MWPFTRKTTVETKGLAEPGDDLFAVFGITPTSSGNVTVTPDAALRVPAVGSAIRVISEAVATLDVSVKRIEKDGTEILEPDHPALTFLRDSANDWTSGFEFLRDLVIDALSDDRGGTAYVNRLGDGRIAEIVKYRRGVVDVQFDGTTGEPTYRIDARPVPATNVVHLRSPFGRAPLSLAREAIGTAIALDL